One window from the genome of Metabacillus flavus encodes:
- a CDS encoding spore maturation protein has product MEWISILSLWLIPLIIAFILIYGTFKKVQTYEAFVEGGKEGIEISFSIIPFLVGMLTAITIFRASGALDFTLDLIKPALSLIGVPSDIVPLAFIRPISGTAALGLTTDLISSNGPDSYIGRLAAVMQGSTDTTLYILTVYFGAVGIRKMGDALKVGLLADLIGVIASIVVVSLLFP; this is encoded by the coding sequence ATGGAGTGGATCAGCATCCTGTCCTTATGGCTTATTCCGTTGATTATTGCCTTTATCCTTATATATGGTACATTCAAAAAGGTTCAGACATATGAAGCATTTGTTGAAGGCGGAAAAGAGGGGATTGAAATTTCCTTCTCCATTATCCCGTTTCTCGTTGGAATGCTCACGGCGATTACGATTTTCAGAGCATCAGGGGCCCTTGATTTTACATTGGATCTAATTAAACCGGCTCTATCTCTAATCGGCGTTCCTTCCGATATTGTACCGCTTGCTTTTATCCGTCCTATTTCTGGCACAGCTGCCCTCGGTTTGACAACTGATTTAATATCAAGCAACGGTCCGGATTCTTACATTGGAAGATTGGCCGCAGTGATGCAGGGAAGCACAGATACGACACTGTATATCTTAACGGTCTATTTTGGAGCGGTGGGAATCAGGAAAATGGGAGACGCTCTAAAAGTAGGTCTTCTTGCAGACCTTATTGGTGTAATCGCCTCCATTGTAGTGGTGTCGCTCCTATTTCCATAA
- a CDS encoding YpuI family protein, with amino-acid sequence MGNSMVKLQTEQTADFLKTVVFGLSKHLNSVTTDSMLEEEPGDRLFYEELLSNFRRLTVFCEEGLEACSIITQTEPFRKAAAEKILYRVYHQCIEEFFQPKHDVWYEDSRSAYTGKNSIKFRQPVPLSVKQLVAELESQFQQTREELEYYETDYRTKMMQSR; translated from the coding sequence TTGGGTAATTCAATGGTAAAATTGCAAACGGAGCAAACAGCCGATTTTCTAAAAACAGTGGTTTTCGGACTTTCCAAGCATTTAAATTCGGTAACCACCGATTCAATGCTTGAAGAAGAGCCTGGAGACCGTCTTTTTTATGAAGAATTGCTAAGTAATTTCCGCCGCCTGACTGTATTCTGTGAAGAGGGGCTTGAGGCATGCAGCATCATTACGCAAACCGAACCGTTCCGCAAAGCAGCGGCCGAGAAAATTCTGTACAGGGTATATCACCAGTGCATCGAGGAATTTTTCCAGCCCAAGCATGATGTGTGGTATGAAGACAGCCGTTCCGCCTATACCGGAAAGAATTCCATTAAGTTCAGACAGCCGGTTCCTCTTTCAGTCAAACAGCTGGTTGCCGAACTTGAAAGTCAGTTCCAGCAAACACGGGAAGAATTGGAATATTATGAAACAGATTACCGGACTAAAATGATGCAATCGAGATGA
- a CDS encoding D-alanyl-D-alanine carboxypeptidase family protein, translating to MKGMKKIIAAVFILTVMIPGFARAEVSKEANVSAKSAILIEQATGRVLLSKNENEKLRIASITKIMTAILAIESGKLDEEVTISSRAVYTEGSSVYLQAGEKIKLRELVYGLMLRSGNDAAVAIAEHVGGSLEGFVYKMNQKAEEIGMSNSEFANPHGLDDHENHFSTAYDMALLMRYAMNNPDFKEISGTKVHKSPNPEEKWDRVWKNKNKLLTSLYQYCTGGKTGYTKRAKRTLVTTASKDGLDLIAVTINAGDDWNDHIGMYEYGFDHYDLYKIKPKGDLGSLNDTFYQNKAFIQRDVYYPLTNEEKDSIRTEVSLQKPQKSWKDPDKVPSVVGLMKVFVKDEPVLNVPVYYENGHTRKPEASLWESVKRLFFALAGANTDG from the coding sequence ATGAAAGGAATGAAAAAAATAATAGCCGCTGTTTTTATTTTGACAGTGATGATTCCAGGATTTGCACGAGCTGAAGTGTCTAAAGAGGCAAATGTCAGCGCCAAAAGCGCGATTCTCATAGAGCAGGCGACCGGCAGAGTCCTTTTATCCAAAAATGAAAATGAGAAGCTGAGAATAGCGAGCATTACAAAAATCATGACGGCGATTCTTGCCATCGAATCCGGAAAGCTGGATGAGGAAGTGACCATCAGTTCCAGGGCGGTCTACACCGAAGGTTCCTCTGTATATTTGCAGGCTGGCGAGAAAATAAAACTCCGCGAGCTTGTATATGGATTAATGCTGAGATCAGGAAACGATGCGGCTGTTGCAATTGCAGAGCACGTAGGCGGGAGCCTGGAGGGTTTTGTATATAAAATGAATCAAAAAGCGGAAGAAATCGGCATGTCTAATTCAGAATTTGCGAATCCTCATGGATTGGATGATCATGAAAATCACTTTTCGACTGCTTATGATATGGCGCTGCTTATGAGATATGCCATGAACAATCCTGATTTTAAAGAAATTTCCGGGACCAAGGTACATAAATCGCCAAACCCGGAGGAGAAATGGGACAGGGTCTGGAAAAACAAAAACAAACTGCTGACAAGCCTATACCAATATTGTACTGGAGGGAAAACAGGCTACACAAAGCGGGCGAAGCGGACCCTTGTCACTACAGCCTCTAAGGATGGATTGGATCTGATTGCGGTTACCATCAATGCCGGGGACGACTGGAACGATCATATCGGCATGTATGAATATGGCTTTGACCATTATGATTTATATAAAATAAAGCCTAAAGGTGATTTAGGATCACTGAATGACACCTTTTATCAAAATAAAGCCTTTATTCAACGGGACGTGTATTATCCGCTTACTAATGAAGAGAAGGATTCGATCCGGACAGAAGTGAGTCTGCAAAAACCTCAAAAATCTTGGAAGGACCCGGATAAGGTTCCTTCCGTTGTAGGGCTTATGAAAGTTTTTGTAAAAGATGAACCTGTCCTGAACGTCCCGGTCTATTATGAAAATGGACATACAAGAAAGCCGGAAGCTTCTCTCTGGGAGTCCGTCAAGCGCCTATTCTTCGCTCTGGCAGGGGCTAATACGGATGGTTAA
- the bacA gene encoding undecaprenyl-diphosphate phosphatase has translation MSDIFIGMIMGFVEGMAEFLPISSTGHLILTGHLLGFEGVRATTFEVFIQFGAILAIAVLYWKRLLSLFNIQPLLRKEKKFNALHVLLGILPALIVGLVFYKQIKSLFQPEVVVVGLVAGAILMIFAEKKRPEPISTNLDELTYKQAITIGLFQCLAVCPGFSRAGSTISGGLLSKANYKTASEFSFLIAIPLMAGATSLDLVKNWGNLSSADIPLFAAGFITSFIVAIIAVFTFLKVLGKIGLTPFAYYRIVLAVLFSIFVLL, from the coding sequence ATGAGCGATATATTTATAGGAATGATCATGGGCTTCGTAGAGGGTATGGCCGAGTTTCTGCCGATTTCCTCGACCGGACATTTAATATTGACCGGACATTTATTAGGCTTTGAGGGAGTGCGGGCAACCACTTTTGAGGTATTTATTCAGTTCGGAGCGATTCTTGCTATCGCAGTATTGTATTGGAAGCGGCTGCTTTCTTTGTTTAATATCCAGCCGCTGTTAAGAAAGGAAAAGAAATTCAATGCCCTTCATGTTTTGTTAGGCATTTTACCTGCTTTGATCGTTGGTCTAGTCTTTTATAAACAAATAAAGTCTCTGTTCCAGCCTGAAGTAGTGGTAGTAGGACTGGTTGCAGGAGCTATTCTCATGATTTTTGCAGAAAAAAAGAGACCGGAACCGATCAGTACCAATTTAGACGAACTTACTTATAAGCAGGCAATTACAATAGGTCTGTTTCAGTGTTTAGCCGTCTGCCCGGGATTTTCAAGGGCGGGTTCGACGATTTCAGGCGGACTGCTTTCGAAAGCCAATTATAAAACAGCCTCAGAATTTTCTTTTTTAATCGCTATCCCCTTAATGGCAGGGGCGACCTCTCTTGACTTGGTGAAAAACTGGGGAAATTTAAGCTCTGCAGATATTCCCCTATTTGCTGCAGGGTTTATAACTTCGTTTATCGTAGCAATAATTGCAGTTTTCACTTTTTTAAAAGTTCTGGGTAAAATTGGATTAACGCCATTTGCTTATTATCGAATTGTTTTGGCTGTATTATTTAGTATTTTTGTGTTGTTGTAA
- a CDS encoding nucleoside recognition domain-containing protein, which yields MVNYIWVGMIVIGIVYALFNGTMDLVNAAIFQGAKNAVTIAFGLISVLVFWLGLMRIAEKAGLLEALGKLCRPVVKKIFPEVPPDHPAMGYILSNTMANMFGLGNAATPLGIKAMEELKKLNDGKDTASRSMITFLAVNTSSITLIPTTVIAVRITYGSANPADIVMPTLMATIISAIGALLIDRYFYHKRKRKGGA from the coding sequence ATGGTTAATTATATATGGGTGGGCATGATTGTCATTGGAATTGTATACGCTTTGTTTAATGGGACGATGGATCTCGTGAATGCAGCCATTTTTCAAGGAGCCAAAAATGCGGTGACGATCGCTTTTGGCTTAATCAGTGTCCTCGTATTCTGGCTGGGGCTTATGCGGATTGCTGAAAAAGCGGGCCTTCTGGAGGCGCTTGGGAAACTGTGCAGACCGGTGGTTAAAAAGATTTTTCCTGAAGTCCCGCCCGATCATCCGGCAATGGGGTACATCCTCTCCAATACGATGGCGAATATGTTTGGGCTTGGAAATGCCGCAACTCCGCTCGGAATAAAAGCGATGGAGGAACTGAAAAAACTGAATGATGGAAAAGACACGGCAAGCCGGTCCATGATTACGTTCTTAGCGGTTAACACATCGAGTATTACTCTCATTCCGACTACGGTGATAGCGGTAAGAATAACCTATGGCTCTGCAAACCCCGCCGACATCGTTATGCCAACGCTGATGGCTACCATAATATCCGCAATCGGAGCTTTGCTGATTGACCGGTATTTTTACCATAAACGAAAGCGGAAAGGGGGAGCCTGA
- a CDS encoding pseudouridine synthase → MERLQKVIAHAGIASRRNAEQLILDGRVTVNGKTVRELGIKVSGNDRVEVNGVPLQKEAPVYLLLYKPRGVISAAQDDKNRKIVTDFFPYIQERIYPVGRLDYDTSGLILLTNDGEFANLLMHPRYEIDKTYVAKVQGIPPRGILKTMEKGVTLEDGMTAPAKVKMLSLDKKKETSIVEITIHEGRNHQVRRMFEAMGHPVTKLKRETYAFLDLKGLSTGDSRELTPHEVKQLRALAETGKVGF, encoded by the coding sequence ATGGAACGATTGCAAAAAGTGATTGCTCACGCGGGAATTGCATCAAGAAGAAATGCGGAGCAGCTAATATTAGACGGCAGAGTGACCGTTAATGGAAAAACCGTAAGAGAACTTGGAATTAAAGTATCAGGAAACGACAGGGTTGAAGTGAATGGAGTTCCTTTGCAAAAGGAAGCACCCGTCTATCTTCTTTTATATAAACCAAGAGGCGTAATCTCTGCAGCGCAGGATGATAAAAACAGAAAAATCGTTACAGATTTCTTTCCGTATATTCAGGAAAGGATCTACCCGGTCGGCCGATTGGATTATGACACGTCCGGTCTGATTTTGCTGACAAATGACGGAGAATTCGCGAACCTTTTAATGCATCCGCGTTATGAAATTGATAAAACGTATGTAGCGAAAGTACAGGGAATTCCGCCAAGAGGGATTTTGAAAACAATGGAAAAGGGCGTTACGCTCGAGGATGGAATGACCGCTCCGGCAAAAGTTAAAATGCTGTCCCTTGATAAAAAGAAGGAAACAAGCATTGTAGAAATTACCATTCATGAAGGGCGCAACCACCAAGTGCGCCGCATGTTTGAAGCAATGGGTCACCCAGTGACTAAGCTAAAAAGAGAAACATATGCCTTCCTTGATCTAAAGGGCTTGAGTACTGGCGACTCAAGAGAGCTTACTCCGCATGAAGTGAAACAGCTCCGTGCTCTAGCTGAGACAGGGAAAGTTGGTTTTTAA